CTTCGATGCGCCGGTGGCGCTCGCTTCGCCTGCGCCCTTGATCGACACCGTTACGGTGAAGCGCAGCGCGTGTTGCGGGCCGGAGCGGTCGGTCAGTGCATATTCGGGGGGCTTGCGCTTGTTGGCGGCGGCCCATTCCTGAAGGTAGGATTTGGGGTGGCGCGGCGCGCTGGTCTGGGTATCGACCCGGCTGCCCCACAGGCGGCGGACGAGCGCGCGTGCCTCCTCCAGCCCGGCTTCCAGATAGAGGGCGCCGATCAGCGCCTCCATCACGTCGCCCAACACATTGTCACTGTCCGCGGCGCCATCGTCGCGGGCCTGCTTGCCCAGGATCAGATGCGTAGGCACGCCGGCGGCGCGCGCCACGTCGGCGCAGGTCTCGCCCGACACCAGCGCATTGTAGCGGCGGGAGAGCTTGCCTTCCGGCTCGTCGACGAAGCGTTCATAGACCCATTCGCCGATCAGCAGGCCGAGGATGCGATCGCCCAGGAACTCCAGCCGCTCATAGTTCAGCGCCTTGGCGCTGCCATGGGTTAGCGCCTGTTCGAACGCCGCCCGGTTCTTGGGCGCGCGGCCGATCAGTTCCTTCAGCCAGCCATCGGTGTCAGGCTTACTCAAAAGCCTTCCCCGATGCGGCTCCAGCGAGCGGCGGTGAACCAGGTCCAAGGGAGCAACCAGTTGGCGCTGCCATCGGTGGAGAAGACGGAGATCATCGCCTTGCCGACCAAATTCTCTTCCGGGACCAGGCCGATGCCACCGTTCTCGACCGCCGGAAAGCGGCTGTCGGCGCTGCGATCGCGATTATCGCCCATCATGAAGAGATGACCTTGAGGCACCAGCACCGTGTCGCGATCATCCGCCGCGCCGTCCTGAACCAGGTCGAGGACGTTGTAGCTTTTGCCGCCGGGCAGGGTTTCGCGGAACTGGGGATAGCGGCACTGTTTGCCGCCGCCGGGTGCGGCTTCTTCAAATTCGGGGCGATAGCAGGGGTAAGGGTTGCCTTCCTTGGTGGCGGCGGCCTCCATATTGGGCGTCACCGGTATGACCAGGTCGGCGACCTTCTGCTTGGGTATTGCCTGGCCGTTCAGATAGACGGTCCCGCCGCGCACCGCGATCATGTCGCCGGGCAGGCCGATGACGCGCTTGATATAGTCATTCTTCTGGCTCGGCGGGGCCTTGAACACCACCACGTCGCCGCGCTGGGGCGTGGAGGCGAAGATGCGGCCGGGGATCAGCGGGATGCTGAACGGCAGCGAATAGCGCGAATAGCCATAGGGCCATTTGGCGACCAGCAGATAATCGCCGATCAAAAGGCGCGGCTGCATCGATTCCGACGGGATGTTGAAGGGCGATATGATGAAGCTGCGCAGGATGAAGACGAACAGGCCCAGCTTGGCGAGAAACCAGATGAAGTCCCGCGTTTCGGATTTGGCTGTCATGAGTGTCCGTCTTTTCCTTCGCTCTGCCTCAAAAAGAGGCCGTCGCGGCTTTTGCGGTGTCCTAAAGGCCGCGTCAAGCACGCCGGATGGTGCATTGCACGCCGGACCTGTCTAAGCAGAGGGAGAATCGACCGGTGCAGCGTCGATCTCGACCAACGTCATAGAGGATATCGCATGACCAGCCCTGCACTGGCAGCCATTGCCGCGCTCCCGCAAGCTGACCTCAAGTCCATTTTCTCCACCGATCCCGATCGCCTGTCCAAGCTGGTGCTGAGCCAGGGGCCAATCCGGTTCGACTGGTCCAAGACCCATCTGACCGACGATCTGCTGGCCGGCTTCCTGAAGCTGGCCGAGGATCAGGGTTTCGCCGCCCGGCGCGATGCGCTGTTCGCGGGCGAGGCCGTGAACAATACCGAAGGCCGCGCCGCGGAACATCCCGCCGAACGGGGCGAGGGCAATGCCGAAAGCGTGGCCTTGGCCAAG
This genomic stretch from Sphingobium sp. BYY-5 harbors:
- the lepB gene encoding signal peptidase I, with protein sequence MTAKSETRDFIWFLAKLGLFVFILRSFIISPFNIPSESMQPRLLIGDYLLVAKWPYGYSRYSLPFSIPLIPGRIFASTPQRGDVVVFKAPPSQKNDYIKRVIGLPGDMIAVRGGTVYLNGQAIPKQKVADLVIPVTPNMEAAATKEGNPYPCYRPEFEEAAPGGGKQCRYPQFRETLPGGKSYNVLDLVQDGAADDRDTVLVPQGHLFMMGDNRDRSADSRFPAVENGGIGLVPEENLVGKAMISVFSTDGSANWLLPWTWFTAARWSRIGEGF
- the rnc gene encoding ribonuclease III, coding for MSKPDTDGWLKELIGRAPKNRAAFEQALTHGSAKALNYERLEFLGDRILGLLIGEWVYERFVDEPEGKLSRRYNALVSGETCADVARAAGVPTHLILGKQARDDGAADSDNVLGDVMEALIGALYLEAGLEEARALVRRLWGSRVDTQTSAPRHPKSYLQEWAAANKRKPPEYALTDRSGPQHALRFTVTVSIKGAGEASATGASKQEAETAAAKALLEKLAG